The Rhinopithecus roxellana isolate Shanxi Qingling chromosome 13, ASM756505v1, whole genome shotgun sequence genome contains a region encoding:
- the LOC104655473 gene encoding protein SCO2 homolog, mitochondrial isoform X1, with protein sequence MRTSGERLRRGCERVAPTIPEPVRSPRGGAQGAGGRAASRGTGPLTRGPAARCGRRGREGRRRIRSMLLLTRSPTAWHRLSHLKPPVLPGTLGGRALHLRSWFLSRQGPAETGRQGQPQGPGLRTRLLITALFGAGLGGAWLALRADKERLQQQKRIEALRQAAVGQGDFHLLDHKGQARCKADFRGQWVLMYFGFTHCPDICPDELEKLVQVVRQLEAEPGLPPVQPVFITVDPERDDVEAMARYVQDFHPRLLGLTGSTEQIAQATHSYRVYYSAGPKDEDQDYIVDHSITIYLLNPDGLFTDYYGRSRSAEQISDSVRRHMATFRSVLS encoded by the exons ATGCGCACCTCCGGGGAACGCCTGCGCCGTGGCTGCGAGCGTGTGGCGCCCACGATACCTGAGCCCGTGAGGAGCCCGCGGGGCGGAGCGCAGGGAGCTGGAGGTCGCGCTGCCTCTCGGGGGACTGGTCCACTGACGCGCGGCCCCGCCGCGAGGTGCGGACGCCGGGGTCGGGAGGGAAGGAG GCGCATCAGATCCATGCTGCTGCTGACTCGGAGCCCCACGGCTTGGCACAGGCTCTCTCACCTCAAGCCCCCAGTCCTCCCTGGGACCCTGGGAGGCCGGGCCCTGCATCTGAGGTCCTGGTTTTTGTCAAGGCAGGGCCCTGCAGAGACAGGTAGGCAGGGCCAGCCTCAGGGCCCTGGGCTTCGAACCAGGCTGTTGATCACAGCCCTGTTTGGAGCTGGACTTGGTGGGGCCTGGCTGGCCCTGAGGGCTGACAAAGAGAGGCTGCAGCAGCAAAAGCGAATAGAAGCCCTGCGCCAGGCAGCTGTGGGCCAGGGCGACTTCCACCTGCTGGACCACAAAGGCCAGGCTCGCTGCAAGGCTGACTTCCGGGGCCAGTGGGTGCTGATGTACTTTGGCTTCACTCACTGCCCTGACATCTGCCCAGACGAGCTGGAGAAGCTGGTGCAGGTGGTGCGGCAGCTGGAAGCAGAGCCTGGTTTGCCTCCAGTGCAGCCCGTCTTCATTACTGTGGACCCTGAGCGGGATGACGTTGAAGCCATGGCCCGCTATGTCCAGGACTTCCACCCAAGACTGCTGGGTCTGACCGGCTCCACCGAACAGATTGCCCAGGCTACTCATAGTTACCGTGTGTACTACAGTGCCGGCCCCAAGGATGAGGACCAGGACTACATTGTGGACCACTCCATTACCATCTACTTGCTCAATCCTGACGGCCTCTTCACCGATTACTACGGCCGGAGCAGGTCAGCTGAGCAGATCTCAGACAGTGTGCGGCGGCACATGGCGACTTTCCGCAGTGTCCTGTCTTGA
- the LOC104655473 gene encoding protein SCO2 homolog, mitochondrial isoform X2: MRTSGERLRRGCERVAPTIPEPVRSPRGGAQGAGGRAASRGTGPLTRGPAARRIRSMLLLTRSPTAWHRLSHLKPPVLPGTLGGRALHLRSWFLSRQGPAETGRQGQPQGPGLRTRLLITALFGAGLGGAWLALRADKERLQQQKRIEALRQAAVGQGDFHLLDHKGQARCKADFRGQWVLMYFGFTHCPDICPDELEKLVQVVRQLEAEPGLPPVQPVFITVDPERDDVEAMARYVQDFHPRLLGLTGSTEQIAQATHSYRVYYSAGPKDEDQDYIVDHSITIYLLNPDGLFTDYYGRSRSAEQISDSVRRHMATFRSVLS; the protein is encoded by the exons ATGCGCACCTCCGGGGAACGCCTGCGCCGTGGCTGCGAGCGTGTGGCGCCCACGATACCTGAGCCCGTGAGGAGCCCGCGGGGCGGAGCGCAGGGAGCTGGAGGTCGCGCTGCCTCTCGGGGGACTGGTCCACTGACGCGCGGCCCCGCCGCGAG GCGCATCAGATCCATGCTGCTGCTGACTCGGAGCCCCACGGCTTGGCACAGGCTCTCTCACCTCAAGCCCCCAGTCCTCCCTGGGACCCTGGGAGGCCGGGCCCTGCATCTGAGGTCCTGGTTTTTGTCAAGGCAGGGCCCTGCAGAGACAGGTAGGCAGGGCCAGCCTCAGGGCCCTGGGCTTCGAACCAGGCTGTTGATCACAGCCCTGTTTGGAGCTGGACTTGGTGGGGCCTGGCTGGCCCTGAGGGCTGACAAAGAGAGGCTGCAGCAGCAAAAGCGAATAGAAGCCCTGCGCCAGGCAGCTGTGGGCCAGGGCGACTTCCACCTGCTGGACCACAAAGGCCAGGCTCGCTGCAAGGCTGACTTCCGGGGCCAGTGGGTGCTGATGTACTTTGGCTTCACTCACTGCCCTGACATCTGCCCAGACGAGCTGGAGAAGCTGGTGCAGGTGGTGCGGCAGCTGGAAGCAGAGCCTGGTTTGCCTCCAGTGCAGCCCGTCTTCATTACTGTGGACCCTGAGCGGGATGACGTTGAAGCCATGGCCCGCTATGTCCAGGACTTCCACCCAAGACTGCTGGGTCTGACCGGCTCCACCGAACAGATTGCCCAGGCTACTCATAGTTACCGTGTGTACTACAGTGCCGGCCCCAAGGATGAGGACCAGGACTACATTGTGGACCACTCCATTACCATCTACTTGCTCAATCCTGACGGCCTCTTCACCGATTACTACGGCCGGAGCAGGTCAGCTGAGCAGATCTCAGACAGTGTGCGGCGGCACATGGCGACTTTCCGCAGTGTCCTGTCTTGA